The Elgaria multicarinata webbii isolate HBS135686 ecotype San Diego chromosome 1, rElgMul1.1.pri, whole genome shotgun sequence genome has a window encoding:
- the ADRM1 gene encoding proteasomal ubiquitin receptor ADRM1: MSSGALFPSLVPGSRGSSSKYLVEFRAGKMSLKGSTVTPDKRKGLVYIQQTDDSLIHFCWKDRTSGNVEDDLIIFPDDCEFKRVPQCTTGRVYVLKFKAGSKRLFFWMQEPKTEKDEEHCRKVNEYLNNPPMPGALGGSGSGGHELSALGGEGGLQSLLGNMSHNQLMQLIGPTGLGGLGGLGALTGPGLASLLGSGGPPTSSSSSSSRSQSAAVTPSSSTSSTRVTPAPTAPAAAATTAAATSPSPAPSSGNGTSTATSPTQPIQLSDLQTILATMNVPAGAGGQQVDLSSVLTPEIMAPILANTEVQERLLPYLPSGESLPQTAEEIQNTLTSPQFQQALSMFSAALASGQLGPLMSQFGLPAEAVEAANKGDVEAFAKAMQNNVKSDQKEEDSKEKKDEEEDMSLD; encoded by the exons ATGTCTTCTGGTGCTTTATTTCCAAGCCTGGTGCCAGGCTCCAGGGGCTCATCTAGCAAATACTTGGTAGAGTTCCGTGCAGGAAAGATGTCTTTGAAAGGCAGCACTGTTACACCAGACAAGAGGAAAGGTCTTGTATACATCCAGCAAACAGATGATTCCCTCATTCACTTCTGTTGGAAAGACAGGACTTCTGGGAATGTGGAGGAT GACTTGATTATTTTTCCTGATGACTGTGAATTTAAGAGGGTGCCTCAGTGTACTACTGGCCGTGTATATGTGTTGAAATTCAAAGCTGGGTCCAAGCGACTCTTCTTCTGGATGCAG gaaCCCAAAACCGAGAAAGATGAGGAGCACTGTCGTAAGGTGAACGAGTATCTCAACAATCCACCAATGCCTGGGGCTCTGGGTGGTAGCGGAAGTGGAGGCCATGAACTTTCTGCTCTTGGAG GTGAAGGTGGTTTGCAAAGCCTTTTAGGAAACATGAGCCATAACCAGCTCATGCAACTGATTGGACCAACAGGCTTAGGGGGACTTG GTGGGCTTGGTGCTCTGACAGGTCCGGGCCTGGCAAGTCTTCTGGGAAGTGGGGGGCCTCCGACGAGCAGCTCTTCTTCAAG CTCTCGCAGCCAGTCAGCCGCTGTGACACCATCTTCCAGTACTTCCTCCACACGGGTGACGCCCGCTCCTACTGCTCCAGCCGCTGCCGCCACTACTGCTGCAGCCACCAGCCCCAGTCCTGCCCCAAGCTCAGGAAATGGAACCAGCACAGCGACAAGCCCGACCCAGCCCATCCAACTAAGTGACCTCCAGACCATCTTAGCAACCATGAATGTGCCTGCTGGCGCAGGAGGACAGCAAG TTGACCTGTCCAGCGTACTGACCCCTGAAATAATGGCGCCCATTCTGGCAAACACAGAGGTTCAAGAGCGCTTGCTGCCTTACCTTCCTTCAGGGGAATCTCTGCCCCAGACAGCAGAGGAGATCCAGAACACACTGACCTCTCCACAGTTCCAGCAG gcactgagcatgttcagtgctGCCTTGGCTTCAGGGCAGCTGGGGCCTCTGATGAGTCAATTTGGCTTACCAGCTGAGGCAGTAGAGGCAGCAAACAAAGGTG atgtagAGGCCTTTGCAAAAGCAATGCAGAACAATGTCAAATCCGACCAAAAGGAAGAAGactcaaaagaaaagaaggacGAAGAGGAAGACATGAGTTTAGATTAG